In the Chryseobacterium sp. MYb264 genome, one interval contains:
- a CDS encoding NAD(P)/FAD-dependent oxidoreductase: MNNDFDIIIIGGGIAGCIAAMHLHSFYKILVIEKPENTNVLHGETLVASSKRIFSELGIDIDAIMQDPLVGKPTIGMQSYWGTPHPIMQDSLQNPEGHGWSIDKNNFVHKLQKITSERGIKIIRENIISVSEESKHWALITKTKAGSENNYQAKFIIDASGRRSLMAQKMNIQRLKKDQLIGIHASLYIPTRKELSTIYAVENGWWYISKLPNNKHLISFFTDSDLCDKKLTKEGEFFKNYFLAEKDLIKTLEIKEEILDYEFLGTKASHSSCLKLQVQSNWIAIGDACLTFDPLSSQGMFNALAMAAQYSKLIITSNVVHTLSENIKNAFIAEYNRMAENIWSHFEYHHYIYYRMEKRWPNQLFWNRRHDL, encoded by the coding sequence ATGAATAACGATTTCGACATTATAATTATTGGAGGAGGCATAGCAGGGTGTATCGCTGCTATGCACCTCCATTCTTTTTACAAAATTTTAGTCATTGAAAAACCAGAAAACACAAATGTTTTACATGGGGAAACTTTAGTCGCATCCAGTAAACGTATTTTTAGTGAATTAGGAATTGATATTGATGCAATAATGCAAGATCCATTGGTTGGCAAACCTACCATTGGTATGCAGTCATATTGGGGAACACCTCATCCTATCATGCAAGATAGCCTACAGAATCCTGAAGGTCACGGCTGGTCTATCGATAAGAATAATTTTGTACATAAATTACAAAAAATAACAAGCGAGCGAGGTATTAAAATCATTAGAGAAAATATTATCAGCGTTTCAGAAGAGTCTAAACACTGGGCTTTGATTACAAAAACAAAGGCAGGTTCTGAAAATAATTATCAAGCCAAATTTATCATAGATGCTTCAGGACGCAGAAGTTTGATGGCTCAAAAAATGAACATTCAGCGTCTCAAAAAAGATCAGCTCATTGGGATTCATGCAAGTCTATACATTCCAACCAGAAAAGAACTTTCAACCATCTATGCAGTCGAAAACGGATGGTGGTATATTAGCAAACTACCTAATAATAAACACTTGATTAGTTTCTTTACAGATTCCGATTTATGTGATAAAAAGTTGACAAAAGAGGGAGAATTTTTTAAAAATTATTTTTTAGCTGAAAAAGATTTAATTAAAACTTTAGAAATTAAAGAAGAAATATTGGATTATGAATTTTTAGGTACAAAAGCATCACATTCTTCCTGTCTTAAACTGCAGGTACAATCAAATTGGATAGCAATTGGAGATGCTTGTTTAACCTTTGATCCGTTATCTTCTCAAGGAATGTTTAATGCTTTAGCAATGGCTGCTCAATACTCTAAATTGATCATTACATCGAATGTGGTTCATACCTTATCAGAAAACATTAAAAATGCATTTATAGCAGAATACAATCGTATGGCAGAAAATATTTGGTCTCATTTTGAATATCATCATTACATCTACTACAGGATGGAAAAAAGATGGCCAAACCAATTATTTTGGAATAGACGTCACGATCTCTAA
- a CDS encoding DUF6624 domain-containing protein gives MLFLTKNGQPILKYDTKIEMKVKKILFSILTALVLMISIFLYMNKDKFVYVGSIDIIEVDCSKKRQILSEVLESDQRIRKSNELIKYAKEDHRNQELVISIIEKCGMPTLKEVDQRQMYAIWLGLQHSTKEIRKKYFPQIEKAVKNGDLSKDQYALMKDRMLMDEGKPQIYGSQIKNGKLYTLENPETVNERRKEMGMEPIEDYLKYFNIQFNPN, from the coding sequence TTGCTATTTTTAACCAAAAATGGTCAACCTATTTTAAAATATGACACAAAAATAGAAATGAAAGTAAAAAAAATATTATTTAGCATATTAACCGCTCTTGTTTTAATGATATCAATATTCCTTTATATGAATAAGGATAAATTTGTCTATGTAGGTTCAATAGATATTATTGAAGTTGATTGCAGCAAAAAACGTCAAATCTTGAGCGAAGTTTTAGAAAGTGACCAAAGGATTAGAAAATCAAATGAACTCATCAAATATGCTAAAGAAGATCATAGGAATCAAGAATTAGTGATTAGCATTATTGAAAAGTGTGGTATGCCAACATTAAAGGAGGTAGATCAAAGACAAATGTATGCAATCTGGTTGGGACTGCAACATAGTACTAAGGAAATCAGAAAAAAGTATTTTCCACAAATAGAGAAAGCAGTTAAAAATGGAGACTTATCTAAAGACCAATACGCATTGATGAAAGATAGGATGTTAATGGACGAAGGAAAACCCCAAATATATGGTTCACAAATAAAAAATGGTAAATTGTATACATTGGAAAATCCTGAAACGGTGAACGAAAGAAGAAAAGAAATGGGAATGGAACCAATAGAGGATTATTTAAAGTATTTCAATATTCAGTTCAATCCGAATTAA
- a CDS encoding oxidoreductase — translation MTEFDATAPAFNDNKYKTAEVLSLAQIARRTLQITLLLNGKIDSEDSAKSIISEGIADLVTIGKAALANHDFPLKIKEQQSLNEFDAEKTLRPTAELKDFELK, via the coding sequence TTGACTGAATTTGATGCGACTGCTCCTGCTTTTAATGATAATAAATATAAAACAGCTGAGGTTCTTTCATTGGCTCAGATTGCAAGAAGGACATTACAAATTACACTTTTATTAAATGGTAAAATTGATTCGGAAGATTCGGCAAAATCGATTATTTCAGAAGGAATAGCAGATTTGGTTACGATTGGTAAAGCGGCATTAGCCAACCATGATTTTCCGTTAAAAATAAAGGAACAACAGTCTTTAAATGAATTTGACGCTGAGAAAACTTTAAGACCAACCGCGGAACTGAAAGATTTTGAGCTGAAATAA
- a CDS encoding oxidoreductase: MQFSEPAKNAESAGFDGVEIHGANGYLLDQFLSIQ, from the coding sequence ATGCAATTTTCAGAACCAGCTAAGAATGCTGAATCTGCGGGTTTTGATGGAGTCGAAATTCATGGGGCAAATGGCTATCTTCTAGACCAATTTCTTTCCATACAGTAA
- a CDS encoding CPBP family glutamic-type intramembrane protease, with product MSLFTPLIWLLAMLPIFFIAFLRSKKGNLKFLLLFIALFLADTYIQIFSKQWIPHFFGLKFAWPGKLFSLALSLSCIFFVNQKARTEIGFTASSHSRNQIKYGILVFLGFLIFDFIFKLILFPKGGEFDLETFLFQATMPGLTEELLYRGIYLWIFDKVFLPRWNFKGIQFGWSFIIVTVLFGIAHGMVLTPEHQFKFDLTTIVYLTLISSLSLGILKKFSGNLIYPVMGHNVINLMNVIIRIL from the coding sequence ATGTCTCTTTTTACTCCGCTTATATGGCTTTTAGCCATGTTACCCATCTTTTTCATAGCTTTCTTACGATCAAAAAAAGGAAATCTGAAGTTTCTCTTGCTATTTATCGCTCTATTTTTAGCTGATACCTATATACAGATATTCAGCAAACAATGGATACCTCATTTTTTTGGATTAAAGTTCGCCTGGCCGGGGAAACTGTTTAGTCTGGCTTTATCTTTATCATGTATCTTTTTTGTCAATCAAAAGGCCAGAACAGAAATTGGATTTACGGCTTCTTCCCATTCTAGAAATCAAATTAAATATGGAATTTTAGTCTTTCTCGGATTCCTGATTTTCGATTTTATATTTAAACTTATCCTGTTTCCCAAAGGGGGTGAATTTGATTTGGAAACCTTTCTTTTTCAGGCTACAATGCCGGGACTGACAGAAGAATTACTATACCGTGGAATTTATCTCTGGATATTCGATAAAGTATTTTTACCCAGGTGGAATTTCAAAGGCATACAATTCGGCTGGTCATTTATTATTGTGACAGTGCTTTTCGGCATTGCCCACGGTATGGTTCTCACTCCAGAACATCAATTTAAATTCGATCTGACCACCATCGTTTATCTGACCTTAATTTCATCTTTAAGTCTGGGAATTCTGAAGAAATTCTCCGGAAATCTCATCTATCCCGTTATGGGGCACAATGTCATCAATTTGATGAACGTCATTATCAGAATTCTTTAA
- a CDS encoding serine hydrolase domain-containing protein, with the protein MKKIIFLLISILSFVANQLFSQKKIDAYFDHLFNNKKMMGSVAISYKDSIIYSKSIGFANAETKRMNNENTKFRVGSITKTYTSVLILKAIEEQKLQLETKLSSYYPRIENAEKISIEHLLKNRSGLYNFTNKDGLADWQKDYHTENDFINYILREKNSFEPGTEYEYSNTNYVLLGFILEKIYNKSFSEILQEKIAIPLHLKNTYFSFETDETKNEALSYNIQDFYLRNEKVNFSNHPASGGIASTPKELNQFISALFTGKLISAKSLEIMLPKKGGDYGLGIMRLNFDDIEGYNHSGRVENYISDYWYFPKQKLGLVCLANAVNIDTNEVMKTLLHAAYHKSPVLPDFNIIEGFPESEFRKMMGTYTTDQKEDKITISSDGKNLIFQASQAGQDYVPFEYKGESTFEYDNIKLVFVTGTQEIYFEQDQSKKVYTKNKESV; encoded by the coding sequence ATGAAAAAAATAATATTTTTACTGATCTCCATTTTAAGTTTTGTTGCTAATCAACTCTTTTCACAAAAAAAAATAGATGCTTATTTCGATCATTTATTCAATAATAAAAAAATGATGGGCAGTGTTGCTATTTCGTACAAAGACAGCATAATTTATTCAAAATCCATCGGTTTTGCTAATGCCGAGACTAAAAGAATGAATAATGAAAACACAAAATTCCGCGTTGGATCTATTACCAAAACATACACTTCCGTGCTGATTTTAAAAGCAATAGAAGAACAAAAACTCCAGCTGGAAACCAAATTATCCTCCTATTACCCTCGTATAGAAAATGCGGAAAAAATAAGTATTGAACACTTATTAAAAAATAGGTCTGGACTCTATAATTTCACAAATAAAGACGGATTAGCGGATTGGCAAAAAGACTACCATACAGAAAATGACTTTATAAATTATATTTTGAGAGAAAAAAACAGCTTTGAACCGGGAACAGAATATGAATACAGTAATACCAATTATGTTTTACTGGGCTTTATCCTTGAAAAAATATATAATAAGAGCTTTTCTGAAATTTTACAAGAAAAAATAGCCATCCCCCTTCACCTGAAAAATACCTATTTCAGCTTTGAGACTGATGAAACTAAAAATGAAGCCCTTTCTTACAATATTCAGGATTTCTATCTAAGAAATGAAAAGGTAAATTTCTCCAATCATCCTGCAAGCGGAGGGATTGCATCAACACCTAAAGAACTTAATCAATTTATCTCAGCCCTTTTTACCGGAAAATTAATCTCCGCTAAAAGCCTGGAAATAATGCTTCCTAAAAAAGGTGGTGATTATGGCTTAGGAATTATGAGGCTGAATTTCGACGATATTGAAGGCTACAATCACAGTGGTCGAGTAGAAAATTACATATCAGACTATTGGTATTTCCCAAAACAAAAATTGGGCTTGGTCTGTTTAGCCAACGCTGTGAATATAGACACCAACGAGGTCATGAAAACCTTATTACATGCGGCCTATCATAAATCACCTGTACTACCGGATTTTAATATCATTGAGGGATTTCCTGAGAGCGAATTCAGAAAAATGATGGGAACCTACACAACAGATCAGAAGGAAGATAAAATCACAATCTCGTCAGATGGTAAAAATCTTATTTTTCAGGCCTCTCAGGCAGGTCAGGACTATGTTCCGTTTGAATACAAAGGCGAATCCACTTTTGAATACGACAATATTAAACTTGTTTTTGTCACCGGAACCCAAGAAATATATTTCGAACAGGATCAATCAAAAAAAGTTTATACAAAGAATAAGGAATCCGTTTAA
- a CDS encoding sensor histidine kinase — protein sequence MSFNKRKMQTRLKPAELISDQNILLDFERFYTRNPKIIFHFFMWLVFSVLLFLNYSLELQLSAFSSTILTVRSMVNNMTVFYIFFYLLIPMCFSKKRKINIVFIALSIPASVYIWMAVNYFIFVLYHNLGFRIDAGIYKDIIEKNAAQTFFEALKFETVIGNSVLVIYSLAPFFFAKILMEILRIQNKTTRLQQQKLEVEIQNINIEKDFLKSQLNPHFLFNTLNNLYGLTVKKDDLAPDVILNLSDIMSYTLYESNSEKVALQKEIDFIKNYFELEKMRYAKDKNIQLTIVGENEIPGLYIAPLMGFTFIENAFKYGLKSAQNQFIKQEIKIKNHTFYFVLENDIEKTEMQKEYGGIGLENIKKRLRLLYPNQHSLEIRTLENSFRIELKINL from the coding sequence ATGTCTTTCAACAAAAGAAAAATGCAGACCCGACTGAAGCCCGCCGAACTTATTTCCGATCAAAATATCTTACTGGATTTTGAGAGGTTTTATACCCGAAATCCGAAGATCATTTTCCACTTTTTCATGTGGTTGGTCTTTTCGGTTTTACTATTCCTTAACTATAGTCTTGAACTCCAATTATCGGCTTTCAGCAGTACGATTTTAACCGTAAGAAGCATGGTTAACAATATGACCGTATTTTATATCTTTTTCTATCTGCTGATTCCGATGTGTTTTTCGAAAAAGAGAAAAATCAATATTGTATTCATTGCTCTTAGTATTCCGGCTTCAGTATATATATGGATGGCCGTCAACTATTTTATCTTTGTTTTGTATCATAATCTCGGATTTAGGATTGATGCAGGCATTTATAAAGATATAATCGAAAAAAATGCCGCTCAGACATTTTTTGAAGCTTTAAAGTTTGAAACCGTGATTGGAAATTCTGTTTTAGTCATTTATTCTCTGGCTCCTTTTTTCTTTGCTAAGATTTTAATGGAGATCCTTAGGATACAAAATAAAACCACTCGGTTACAACAGCAAAAATTAGAAGTCGAAATCCAAAATATCAACATCGAAAAAGACTTTCTGAAATCACAGCTGAACCCTCATTTTCTCTTCAATACACTGAATAACCTTTATGGACTGACCGTTAAAAAAGACGACCTCGCGCCTGATGTTATTTTAAATCTTTCTGATATTATGAGCTACACACTCTATGAATCCAACTCCGAAAAAGTGGCTTTACAAAAGGAAATTGACTTCATTAAAAATTATTTTGAACTCGAAAAAATGCGGTATGCAAAAGATAAAAATATCCAGCTAACAATCGTAGGGGAAAACGAAATCCCAGGTCTTTATATTGCCCCTCTGATGGGTTTTACCTTCATAGAAAATGCATTTAAATACGGCTTAAAAAGCGCTCAAAATCAATTTATCAAACAGGAAATTAAAATTAAAAACCACACATTTTACTTTGTCCTGGAAAATGATATTGAAAAGACTGAAATGCAGAAAGAATACGGGGGAATAGGATTAGAAAATATCAAAAAAAGACTCCGGCTTCTCTACCCGAACCAGCATAGCCTGGAGATTAGAACTTTAGAAAACAGCTTCAGAATTGAATTAAAAATTAACTTGTAA
- a CDS encoding LytR/AlgR family response regulator transcription factor, translating into MEKLRCIVLDDEPIGREIIENFVKEISFLELIDSFGDPVEALMFLENHSVDIIFSDIQMPKINGLDLAKTLVNPPVIIFITAHRDFALDGFETGATDYLVKPVRFDRFLKAVNKAKDYLNLKQNATVHQVNSDRIFIKSEGKLTKILLDEILYAEAQGDYLKIVIHNESYKTLATLKSMDDILTLPQFFKIQRSFIVNLEAIRSINGNRVELTNGQNISIAQNKKDELYQALGIK; encoded by the coding sequence ATGGAAAAATTACGTTGCATCGTATTGGATGATGAACCAATCGGAAGAGAAATTATTGAAAATTTCGTTAAAGAAATCTCTTTCTTGGAACTTATTGACTCATTCGGAGACCCTGTTGAAGCCCTGATGTTTTTAGAAAACCATTCGGTAGATATTATCTTCAGTGATATTCAGATGCCGAAAATCAATGGTTTAGACCTGGCTAAAACCCTGGTAAATCCCCCGGTCATTATCTTTATTACGGCGCACAGGGATTTTGCATTAGACGGTTTTGAAACCGGAGCAACCGATTATCTCGTAAAGCCCGTTCGGTTTGACCGGTTTTTAAAAGCGGTTAATAAAGCAAAAGATTATCTCAATCTTAAACAAAATGCTACCGTTCATCAGGTAAATTCTGACCGAATTTTCATCAAATCTGAAGGAAAACTCACGAAAATTCTTTTGGACGAAATTCTTTATGCCGAAGCCCAGGGCGACTATCTGAAAATCGTTATTCATAACGAATCCTATAAAACGCTAGCCACCCTGAAATCTATGGATGATATTTTGACACTGCCTCAATTTTTTAAGATTCAAAGGTCATTCATAGTCAATCTGGAAGCCATCAGAAGCATTAATGGAAACAGGGTTGAATTAACCAATGGACAAAATATTTCCATAGCCCAAAATAAGAAAGACGAGCTATATCAGGCGTTGGGAATAAAATAA
- a CDS encoding cupin domain-containing protein, with protein sequence MSTEIPNISDFPTGEENTAFAEYFTGKSYLAALTNNKDLNVPLSNVTFEPGCRNNWHSHTGGQLLIVVGGEGLYQERGKPARRLKVGDIVEIAPNVEHWHGAASESWFSHLATTGNPQTNQNTWLEKVSDEEYREANKKE encoded by the coding sequence ATGAGTACAGAAATCCCTAATATAAGTGATTTTCCGACGGGTGAGGAAAATACAGCTTTTGCAGAATATTTTACCGGCAAGTCTTATTTGGCAGCCCTTACAAACAATAAAGATTTGAATGTTCCGCTTTCCAATGTTACATTTGAGCCAGGCTGTCGGAATAATTGGCACAGTCATACCGGGGGACAGCTTTTGATTGTTGTAGGCGGAGAAGGTTTATATCAGGAAAGAGGAAAGCCTGCCCGTCGTTTAAAAGTGGGTGACATTGTGGAGATAGCTCCGAATGTCGAACATTGGCATGGAGCCGCTTCGGAAAGCTGGTTTTCACATTTAGCAACCACTGGAAATCCTCAGACCAATCAAAATACCTGGCTGGAAAAAGTTTCTGATGAAGAATATAGGGAAGCCAACAAAAAAGAGTAA